A section of the Rubritalea squalenifaciens DSM 18772 genome encodes:
- a CDS encoding hydroxymethylglutaryl-CoA reductase encodes MSGKRSLTNIHLEKLFSNNSVESLDKQLEPKFEPKPIPFLPLAKVNAHRTEKLWKQIGQEASPDLLDTWTAEKLESFQGNIENCIGSTKIPLGIAGPLRVNGLFAQGDYPIPLATSEAALVASYHRGCTLLSLSGGATAMMLYQAVNRAPAYAFESMRGAGLFVAWAMEHFETFQQIASTTTSHGKLVDVGTTLEGNHVYLNFEFTTGDASGQNMVTIATQAICDYIQAHSPVAPLQCYVEGNLSGDKKASAQAYTSVRGRKVTAEAIIPAEILQKVVHATPRQMIDYWRMSAIGGVLSGTIGVQGHFANGLAALYIATGQDAACVAESATGITRFEQADDGALYASVTLPNIMLGTVGGGTGLPSQKAALELMGLYGTDKSNALSEVTASLVLAGELSIIAALATGDFTRAHNKLAR; translated from the coding sequence ATGTCTGGAAAACGATCGCTCACGAATATCCACCTTGAAAAACTGTTTTCTAACAATTCCGTGGAGAGCTTGGACAAACAGCTCGAACCCAAGTTTGAACCGAAGCCAATCCCATTTCTCCCTCTGGCCAAAGTAAACGCCCACAGAACCGAGAAGCTGTGGAAACAAATCGGTCAAGAAGCGAGCCCCGACCTATTGGACACCTGGACTGCCGAGAAGCTGGAAAGTTTTCAGGGCAACATTGAGAACTGTATTGGATCCACCAAAATCCCCTTGGGCATCGCCGGGCCCTTGCGGGTAAACGGTCTGTTTGCCCAAGGCGACTACCCCATACCTCTGGCCACTTCAGAAGCCGCGCTCGTAGCGAGTTATCATCGCGGTTGCACCTTGCTTTCCTTATCCGGTGGAGCTACAGCCATGATGCTCTATCAGGCCGTCAACCGGGCTCCGGCCTATGCCTTTGAGTCCATGCGAGGCGCTGGACTCTTCGTCGCCTGGGCCATGGAGCACTTCGAAACTTTCCAGCAAATCGCCTCCACAACCACCAGTCACGGCAAACTCGTCGACGTGGGCACTACACTGGAGGGTAACCATGTCTATCTGAACTTTGAGTTCACCACTGGTGATGCTTCCGGCCAGAACATGGTAACCATCGCCACCCAAGCCATTTGCGATTACATTCAGGCACATTCCCCTGTAGCACCGCTTCAATGCTATGTAGAGGGCAATCTCTCCGGAGACAAGAAAGCCAGTGCCCAAGCCTACACTTCGGTTAGAGGACGCAAAGTGACCGCGGAAGCCATCATTCCTGCGGAAATCCTCCAGAAAGTCGTCCATGCGACTCCGCGTCAAATGATTGATTACTGGCGCATGTCGGCGATTGGCGGAGTGCTCAGCGGAACGATCGGTGTACAAGGCCACTTCGCCAACGGTCTCGCGGCTCTCTACATAGCCACCGGGCAAGACGCCGCCTGCGTGGCGGAATCCGCCACAGGGATCACACGCTTCGAGCAGGCGGATGATGGCGCCCTCTACGCCAGTGTTACCCTACCCAATATCATGCTCGGCACCGTCGGCGGAGGTACTGGCCTTCCCTCACAAAAGGCAGCTCTTGAGCTGATGGGCTTATATGGAACAGATAAAAGCAATGCCTTATCCGAAGTTACCGCTTCTCTCGTTCTGGCAGGTGAGCTTTCAATCATCGCAGCACTGGCCACCGGAGATTTCACCAGAGCCCACAACAAACTCGCCCGCTAA
- a CDS encoding UbiA family prenyltransferase — MTTVPPEKPGFLRKWSIYQKERFPVLQHGLLIIAFSSSAVAYSAMLCKDPTPAWQAFLVAFITCFIFFLQLRIADEFKDIEEDTRYRPYRPVPRGLISLRELGWLFALGASIQLGLALLYFPPLVFVLLIGWVYLSLMSVEFFARDWLKARPITYLWTHMLIMPIVDFYATACHWYPSGNKPYLGLAFFLAASFFNGIVIEIGRKLRQPIDEEAGVPTYSKLWGKKAACLVWLGSLTCTLLFAILAANLINWILPLAISLGILLLVSLVASVRFNRSDRSGKVFETISGLWTLALYLNLGLLPFWSLQP, encoded by the coding sequence GTGACAACAGTACCTCCAGAAAAACCTGGCTTCCTGAGGAAGTGGTCCATCTATCAAAAGGAACGTTTCCCGGTCCTGCAGCATGGGCTCCTTATAATCGCCTTCTCGTCCTCAGCGGTAGCCTACTCAGCTATGCTGTGCAAAGACCCCACTCCTGCTTGGCAGGCTTTTCTGGTAGCCTTCATCACCTGCTTCATCTTTTTCCTACAACTCAGGATTGCCGATGAATTCAAGGATATCGAGGAAGATACTAGATACCGGCCATACCGCCCAGTGCCTCGAGGTTTAATCTCTCTGAGGGAGCTTGGCTGGCTGTTTGCCCTGGGAGCCAGCATCCAGCTAGGCCTGGCCTTGCTCTACTTTCCGCCTCTCGTATTCGTACTTCTGATAGGCTGGGTTTACTTGTCATTGATGAGTGTCGAGTTCTTCGCACGCGACTGGTTGAAAGCCCGCCCTATCACCTACTTGTGGACTCACATGCTCATCATGCCCATTGTAGATTTCTATGCTACCGCCTGCCATTGGTATCCATCGGGCAACAAGCCTTACCTGGGCCTGGCCTTCTTTCTAGCGGCGAGTTTCTTCAACGGAATCGTCATCGAGATCGGGCGTAAACTCCGCCAGCCAATAGATGAGGAAGCTGGAGTCCCGACCTATTCCAAGCTTTGGGGCAAGAAAGCAGCCTGCCTTGTCTGGCTTGGCTCACTGACATGCACCTTGTTATTCGCGATACTGGCAGCAAATCTCATCAATTGGATTCTCCCGCTTGCCATCAGCCTAGGTATTCTGCTATTGGTGTCCTTGGTTGCCTCAGTGCGCTTCAACCGCTCAGACCGCAGCGGTAAAGTGTTCGAGACAATCTCAGGACTCTGGACCCTAGCCCTATACCTCAATTTAGGACTCCTCCCCTTTTGGTCATTACAACCATGA
- a CDS encoding PEP/pyruvate-binding domain-containing protein, giving the protein MIITQQNAKAHLGRLGGKAASLAELAETDILIPDWFAVTTDYQPDFDAALPQAIGELDADFFAVRSSAACEDGKAHSFAGQFESYLYVPIEKVPQRIKDVQSSHQSEHLKSYQENQNSEKATAPTALVQIMLTPDVSGVAFSVDPVTGNRQRAVVSALWGTGSALVSGDADADQWKVDPDDIIIESKIAHKSILHIPSPSSSTGYTTIEVPSDQQDIPCLSEAQIRDVAELARKCAAHFGCPQDIEWAYSKGKLYLLQSRPITTLNLLPDPTDPLTIWDNSNIAESYSGITSPLTFSFAKRIYEHVYREFCGLLNVPKRKIRDNDDVFPQMLGHINGRVYYNLISWYRVLAMLPGFKINRSFMEQMMGVKEPMPEEIVERIASANKTNRLRDGVDLAGTMMGLGLRHFGLKRQINKFYKRLNSALDIDSKSLTSMSLSELSEHYRTLENQLLKHWDAPLVNDFFAMIYYGVLRKKCEKWLDDASLQNELLLDSGDIISAEPPRRITEMAQLAKKDKDVCRLLANPEHSAREKLKAMEKMPALHEMYEQYVKDFGDRCLEELKLESPTVEDSPNSLLNSIGMLAMNPSRHTPPVTRGPSKIEQLSWLKKVRFNWILKQTRNRVRDRENLRFERTRLFGRVRKIMVEIGKRLHADYLIDQPEDVFLLKLDDILGVTDGSTDAHSLRDIVEARRSSLEKAIAGPVPPDRFETRGPAHRYREFKTTLKEPDLSATDLEGTPACPGSVKGRVRVVTNPRNATLLPGEILVAQQTDPGWVVLFPPAAGLLVERGSLLSHSAIVARELNLPCIVSIPHVTKVLKTGDMVEMNGRTGAIRIIKMEETLKKEE; this is encoded by the coding sequence ATGATCATTACACAACAAAACGCAAAGGCTCATCTTGGGCGCCTGGGAGGAAAAGCAGCTTCTCTCGCTGAACTGGCAGAGACAGACATTCTCATTCCGGACTGGTTCGCTGTCACCACTGACTATCAACCGGATTTCGATGCTGCCCTGCCTCAAGCCATCGGTGAACTGGATGCCGACTTCTTTGCGGTTAGATCCTCCGCCGCGTGCGAGGATGGCAAAGCTCACTCATTTGCCGGGCAGTTTGAATCCTATCTCTATGTCCCCATTGAGAAGGTGCCTCAGCGGATCAAAGATGTTCAAAGTTCCCACCAGTCTGAGCACCTTAAAAGCTATCAGGAGAACCAGAACAGCGAAAAAGCCACCGCCCCTACGGCTCTGGTGCAGATCATGCTGACACCTGATGTGAGTGGCGTTGCTTTCAGTGTGGATCCGGTTACTGGGAATAGACAAAGAGCAGTGGTGTCCGCCCTCTGGGGAACTGGCAGCGCTCTCGTCTCCGGTGACGCTGATGCTGACCAATGGAAGGTAGACCCTGATGATATCATCATCGAATCCAAGATTGCCCACAAAAGCATCCTCCACATTCCCTCCCCATCCTCTTCGACAGGATACACCACAATAGAGGTCCCCAGCGACCAACAGGACATCCCCTGCCTGAGCGAAGCGCAAATCAGAGATGTGGCTGAGCTGGCCCGTAAATGTGCTGCTCATTTCGGTTGCCCTCAGGACATCGAATGGGCGTACAGCAAAGGCAAACTCTACCTTCTTCAGAGCAGACCTATCACTACGCTTAATCTTCTCCCTGACCCCACAGACCCTCTGACTATTTGGGATAACAGTAACATCGCAGAATCCTATTCAGGCATCACAAGCCCTCTCACTTTCAGCTTTGCCAAGCGCATCTACGAACACGTTTACCGGGAGTTCTGTGGATTACTCAATGTACCCAAGCGTAAGATCAGAGACAATGACGACGTCTTTCCTCAGATGCTTGGACACATCAATGGAAGGGTCTATTACAACTTGATCAGCTGGTACCGTGTACTAGCCATGTTACCGGGCTTCAAAATCAACCGCTCATTCATGGAGCAGATGATGGGCGTGAAAGAGCCTATGCCCGAGGAAATCGTCGAGAGAATCGCCAGCGCTAACAAAACCAACCGCCTTCGAGACGGGGTCGATCTAGCTGGCACAATGATGGGGCTGGGCTTGAGACACTTCGGTCTCAAGAGGCAGATTAACAAATTCTACAAGCGCCTCAATTCAGCTCTCGACATTGACTCCAAGTCTCTCACAAGTATGAGCTTGAGCGAACTTAGTGAGCACTACCGCACCTTAGAGAACCAGCTGCTCAAGCATTGGGATGCCCCGCTCGTAAACGATTTCTTCGCTATGATCTACTATGGCGTCCTGCGCAAGAAATGCGAAAAGTGGCTCGATGATGCCTCTCTACAGAACGAACTCTTGCTAGATTCTGGGGATATTATCAGCGCAGAGCCACCACGACGCATTACTGAGATGGCTCAGTTGGCTAAGAAAGACAAGGACGTCTGCCGACTCCTGGCAAACCCTGAGCACTCGGCCAGAGAGAAGCTCAAGGCCATGGAGAAGATGCCAGCTTTGCACGAAATGTACGAGCAGTACGTGAAAGATTTTGGAGACCGCTGCCTGGAAGAGCTCAAGCTCGAATCACCAACTGTCGAGGACAGCCCCAACTCATTGCTCAACTCCATCGGCATGCTAGCCATGAATCCCTCTCGTCATACGCCACCGGTGACCAGAGGCCCGAGCAAGATTGAGCAACTCTCTTGGCTCAAGAAAGTCCGCTTCAACTGGATACTCAAGCAAACCCGTAACCGTGTACGCGACCGGGAAAACTTGCGCTTCGAGCGCACCCGCCTATTCGGCAGAGTGCGCAAGATCATGGTGGAAATCGGCAAGCGTCTCCACGCAGACTACCTCATCGATCAACCCGAGGATGTTTTCCTGCTCAAACTTGACGACATCCTTGGTGTCACGGACGGCAGCACTGACGCCCATTCCCTGAGAGATATTGTCGAGGCCAGACGCTCCTCACTGGAGAAAGCCATCGCTGGCCCTGTTCCACCGGATCGCTTTGAAACGCGCGGACCTGCTCATCGATACAGGGAATTCAAAACGACTCTCAAGGAACCCGATCTCAGCGCTACGGATCTGGAAGGCACCCCTGCCTGCCCAGGCAGCGTGAAAGGCAGGGTAAGAGTGGTTACCAATCCCCGGAATGCCACCTTGTTGCCCGGGGAGATTCTCGTCGCCCAACAGACGGATCCAGGCTGGGTCGTCTTGTTCCCACCAGCGGCAGGTTTATTGGTAGAGAGAGGCAGTTTGCTCTCCCATTCAGCCATTGTTGCCAGAGAGCTCAATCTTCCCTGTATCGTCTCCATTCCCCATGTCACCAAAGTCCTGAAGACAGGAGACATGGTAGAAATGAACGGACGAACCGGAGCCATTCGCATCATCAAAATGGAGGAAACGCTCAAGAAAGAGGAATAA